The region AATTTGCATTCGCAGGTCTGTTTTCACTAAAACAACTGACCTTAAATGAAAATGTCTTAGAAGAAATTAATGACTGGGCCTTTGAGGATCTACGAAAGCTTGAGGAGATTGCAATTGATGTTAAATATTTGATGCCCATGTGGTGGTCAAAGAAAATGATGATGCTAAAAAGAATGTCCCTGAAAGCACTTGATGATGTACTTTCAATTGAACCTCGATTTTTCAACCTTTTCGATGACTTTGAAAGTTTGAGCATCGAATCACAGGCTGTATTTATTGATATGTGTGATGAATTTCCATTTCACAAAGTTAAAGAACTCAGTTTAATAAATATCCATGCTTTTGCTTGTAGTAAAGGAGGATTTCAGGCGCCACTGGGAAAATTTATAAATGTGGAAAAGATATATTTAAAAGTAGAAGTATTTGTACAATCTAAAGTAAACATTTTTAATTCTTCTCTAGAAAATTTAACAAAACTTTCCTTATTTCACCTTGAAAGTGTAAATGAACCGGGTGGTGGCTCAGCATTAGATGTGCACAAATTATTTCTTGGCTTGGAAAACCTTCAAGTTCTGCATTTAGTAAATTTGAGAGTAGAGGACTACGGCTCCAATGTTTTGTTTCGAGATTTAAAATCAGTTCGTTTTTTGATGATAGAAAATGAAAATATTTACAGATTTCCGGACAATGTGCTTTCTGATATGGTTAgcctaaaatatatttttttgccaaATACACAATTTTCTTGTCAATGTAATCTTTCATGGCTAAGTCAGTGGGTGACCTATGAAAAACAAATTTATTTTCCTGGCTTTTATCATCAGCTTTGTTTTGTTAATGCCGAAACTCAAAATTCTTACTTAGTCTCTTTCTTGGAAGAGAACTGTAATACCGAGCATGGTTTCATTACATTcattattacatttttctgtACTTTGATTTTTATGTGCATCTCCCTTTTCTATGAAAGTATCTGGTGGTATAGTTTATACCTATTGTACACAATCCAATGTTGGCTGTATAATAGACAACGGAAAAGAGAACGCTACGAGTATGATGTATTTGTTTCCTACAATACTCACAATGAACAGTGGGTAACAGAGCGGCTTCTTCCTAACCTGGAGCAAAACGGTCCTCCTTTCTTTAAAGTGTGCATTCATAATCGAGACTTTGAGATTGGTAGAGACATAGTAGAGAACATTGtggatagtatatatagcagtagATGGACAATTTGTGTTATCACTCGCAGTTACCTCCAGAGTAACTGGTGCTCCCTGGAGATAAGAATGGCAACATACAGGCTTGTAGCAGAGAGTAAAGATTCTCTTATCCTAATATTCCTGGATGACATCCCTAGAGAAGAACTTCAACATTACCACAAGCTCACTAGGATTATAGACAAGAAAACCTACCTGAAGTGGCCAGAAGATAGAGATGGGCAGCAGCTGTTCTGGGCCAGACTACGGAAAGTTCTCGCATACCAGGATAACCAGAAGCCATAAAATGTATGTTTACATTAAAATTGATTTTCAAATGTATTAGCTAATTACTAGGTAttatatcattattagagatgagtgattacccaaatgctcaggtcctcgtcATTCGAGTCGAGCAaatcgtaaaattcgagagctctgttcgagtaacaaaccccattgactttaatgggagactctctctctctctcttcccagcCAGCCAGGCAAAAAAATTGCCGTTGACGTGCACAGCGTTGCAGcggagaggggccaaaactgacatgtcacagcagggaggggcaaaaactttttgtatgggacccgctggGTGCcgaacttttttagttttttttttttcgtgcgtgtctctctccctctcttcccaggcagacaaaaaaattgccgttgacgtgcgcagcgacgcagcggggaggggccaaaactgacatGTCACAGTGGAGAGgggcaaaaactggggcggggtcgaacacagagtgatgctcgctcgagtaacgagcaccatcgagtatgctaatacttgaacgagcatcaagctcggaagagtacgctcgctcaacgCTAATCATTATATTCTTTTGATGAGCAGATTTAATAGTCGTCCTAGTATAGAGCATAAACCACCCAAATACCTTTAGAATATTTAATATTAGATCAATCTCCTAATAACCATGTATTTTACCCAAACTGTGCACCTATGATATACAACCTCCATCTTGAAAGCTGCCAAGTTGGTGGACGTGTATTATGAAAAATGCTTACAATGAAGCATGATACAAATAGGCGTTACATGTGTATTTTTAATATTGTGTGTGTTCAGTTTGATGGGGGGGTCATAGGTAGTACAGTGTATGCAGTACATATAAAATTGAACATTAAAAGATATCTGTCACCTAGGACAGGTATGCCTATTGTCCctctgtatgttttattctgaagtgTTGTGGTGTTTCAGAAAGAAAACACATAATTTGAAATGTAAATTCATAATTTTCCTTGTCTAGCCTCCTTATccaaaaatataaaatacattGGTTCCTCACAAAATGCCAAAGCTTcagttagggtgcttttagactggATGATTCAAGTTTGCAAGAGCGAATGAGCCAGTGACGTCAacgctagctcgttcgctctcatgcagTCTTTTTAGACAACCAGATTCATTGTTGACTCTTTATCGAGAATCGATCAGTGTTCTGTATTTGTAATGTGAAACagtgaacgatcagtgtttaaactgaacaagaaGGGAGCGAGCCaactttgatttttatgccttcaTAAGATAAACGATGAGCAAAAAGCTAATgattctcgtttgtcattcagtcattggcttgagtttaaccccttgactggcacgcccggaaattttccgggacgagctccactgcccatagcgatatagcccggaagatttctgggctatgtatcgctatgggagctgcagagcgcaatgccacaagctgtggcattgtgctctgcctacacagacccacacagagtagTTCAGGATTTTGAAATAAGAGGCAGGGAGATACTgctgatctgccggcaatctcccgctttaaatttcaaactcctgcactagtttgcttacaggttgccatagagagcatcggcttgtcagaagcaagccgatggtttctgtggcagggagagctggtgcttggctgtcaggggacagccaggcaccagctcttacagcagagatcagaggaaacctccgatctctgctgtgttaaccctttacatgctgcagtctatgtgactgcagcatgtaaagggctgtcaccatctgacctccagaatgtgattagggggtcctgatgggtctctgtggaagtcccttaaagggataaaaaaaaatgttttaaaaaaagttaaaaaataaaaaacaaaaacacttgcctccctttactttgcaaaaaattaaaaataaaattacacatgtgttatccctgcatcgtaatgacccagaggaggaagttaatacattatttaaccccttaatgacacggcccctttttttcttttttccccatttctttttttcctccccctgtttaaaaaatcataactcctttaattATTCATCaatgtcgctgcatgagggcttgttttttgcgggatgagttgtatttttcaatggtgctatttgaagtaccatataatgtattgaaaaacgtttacaaaattctaagtggagtaaaatgaaaaaaactgacattccaccatctttcactgcgttttgtttctacggcacacaaactgcaacaaaaatgacatgataatttattttatgggtcagtatgattactacgataccaaacttgtataggtttttttttgctgtagtacttgtattttttttcaaagacatttaatttctttaaaattattttctgctgcatcttctgcgcgcaataacttttttatttttccgtcgacgtacttgatcaagggctcattttttgctgcatgtcctgtagtttacgttagtactaatttagaatatatccgactttttgatcgctttttattgcattttttctgggagacagggtgactgaaaaagtgcatttgtggcgttctttatttttttttcggacgaggTTCACCGTGCGGgggaaataatgcactactttcatagatcggacttttacagacgcggtgataccaaatatgtatttttcttttaggatttagattttttcattatagatatggcaaaaggagggtgatttaaacttttattactttttttttgtgtgaaaaagtcaggaaaaaggaaaaaaaaaactattacaagttGGCATTGGCATAATCGTAATGgcttgtagaattactttaatacattatttatatggctcagagaatgcagtgaaaaataaaaattaaaaacatgccagaattacagattttgttaaaggggttgtcccgagaaagcaagggGGGTTcagcacttttgtatggccatattaatgcactttgtaatatacatcgtgcattaaatatgagccatacagaagttattcactcacttgtctccgtcctcgtgctgtctctgcgtccccgtcgccatggtaccgtctaatttcttcctcagcagtctgttttagacgcgcttgcgcagtctgtactctccctgctgtgaacgagccgctccagcgtgcccgcgcgatacagctcgtctgtgtggtcaagagaagggagaaacagctgtttgctgtattCTCCAGCggactccacctcccgctgtgatgcgttctgccgaccagccaatggggtggctggatcggcgtttcattcattacaagtgcacgcctccaccgatgacgtcagtcacctgctcacgtgaccggcgtctcgggagcgcgcatgaaagcctcctggaagcgcggtgcaccgtggaacgcaccctgggacatcacaggcgccatcttagatgaagaactttataagttattatttcttctaaacagtaagtaggaagcggtttataaccgctttaaagggctgctttatgccgggggggtgacagggggaatgggctaattgaaaattttgaggttttggctcgggacaacccctttaatcttgccactagaaaaaatggaataaaaagcgatcaaaattttacatgttcctaaaaattagataaatgaagactagagttcatcccgcaaaaaacaaggccttctggaGCTCtggcattggaaaaaaaaattaatacggctcttggaatgtggcgacacaaaagcaaaccttaaagaagaaaaaatgctttaaatgtacaaaaatagcaaaacaaaaaaaactgtataaacgtggtatcgccggaatcgtgctgactcagagaataatgttatcacattatttattctgcaaactgaacgccgtaaaaatgaaatccaaaaaaccaatggcagaatttcttttttttcctccaatctcactaatttttttttacaagtcctcatatggccgtgtcaatggaaaaatgaaaaagttatggctcttggaacgcgactgcaaaattagttgaaattaaatgattagaccatttaaaaaacctgccttgGTGGgtatgacagggtggtaagaaacctgccactcaaggggttaaaccaaatgactatcattcactttcactcatttcaacaattttttgaacgataaaagCACCCTTAGTTTAAGTAGTTTTCCAGGAGTTTGATAATAAATACTGTGTGATCAGTCCCCTGAAGCAGAAAGTTCCACAGGCACAGTGACATCGATAATCCCCTTTAATCAATCTATTGTTTTCTCTTTAACTGGTATAAATAGCCCTCCATATATATCACTGTAAGGTAAAGTCTACAATACTGTACAATTGTCATTTATtcaattttctttgtttttaaatttAGGGGAAAGCACAGTGAAGCACATACGTGAATGTACCGGAACTCTTTGCTGTTCACCATACAGTTCTACTTATCAGTCTCTGTGAATCCATGtgaatcctgttgtaccacctctaacttgcatacgagatgtgatacaggcgggcatgaaggcatacaagttccatatggtatcctgcggcatatcggtccacatttgctgtaactgagcctctagatcgtgcaaactcatgggctgttgaagttggcatcccagatggtcccatacgtgttctattggtgataaatgtggtgactgggcagccacagaagtgtggcaatgttgtgtagGCAtacctgtgacacccttgtgtgtacaACCAAGCATTGTCCTGCTGTAAAATGCCTCTTGGCCATATATGTGTTCGTTGGACGATCTACTGGTGTTCTgtcaagggcgtcctgagcccaattGCTTTGTttgcatgccctcatgcatccaagagtgccaacacctcctaacactctggtcagaatggctcagGTGGCTCAGTTCATTGATACAACCATCTAACTTCTCGAATTCCTATAATGCGccacctctcaaactctgttaaataGGCAAAGTTTCCTCGATTGCATCATTGAGGCATGTAGTTGTCAACAAgccctacacaagcggaaaaagaggtccacaacacacaagtagtctctgagagcctttttataggctgaTATtcgaaccacttttaggacctctggGGCTAAGACTGTTCATTTAATCAAGCCACAACTTTACtcatctgcatatctgcctgagatgtaactgcaggatgaattttttttcaggaaaacaacaacttctaggtgTTGGATTTTTGTCAGT is a window of Eleutherodactylus coqui strain aEleCoq1 chromosome 4, aEleCoq1.hap1, whole genome shotgun sequence DNA encoding:
- the LOC136624854 gene encoding toll-like receptor 13: MDSTFFLLFLAFFVFGYSPCLGVLRKHCDIMEHEYFQTYSTRMAWTFCGFDELNFSLAAVCKFYNTSITEDLKEVPVASDWLFLEIVNVNITPQALSHLPNLSYIYISGNFVISPVVFHGLEKLSVLWLEQTHNQTIDELDLGGLNMLQELKLKGFPFSSLKKSIFDDLHLLKHLILDNNFIETLSSVTQYLPKLQNLQGLSLYSSNQIAFREADCLLSENPTGNMSPIHFNITYLNIDGHQIYILENNSLCNFPKLSFLKPNIYYSALKALKNSGIQEVDSFSFSDSHFSAFHICIYVSLFQIKELQLTHNNIKFIHTSNGSCSILKILDLSYNSIKNVSASQMKKFKNLQELNLSNNKITTINICSENISMELVNLNLTFNYLTSVIQDQFLCLKQLKTLSLSNNKIQKISKYSFRGMKNLEVLHLESNHLYSLDEFAFAGLFSLKQLTLNENVLEEINDWAFEDLRKLEEIAIDVKYLMPMWWSKKMMMLKRMSLKALDDVLSIEPRFFNLFDDFESLSIESQAVFIDMCDEFPFHKVKELSLINIHAFACSKGGFQAPLGKFINVEKIYLKVEVFVQSKVNIFNSSLENLTKLSLFHLESVNEPGGGSALDVHKLFLGLENLQVLHLVNLRVEDYGSNVLFRDLKSVRFLMIENENIYRFPDNVLSDMVSLKYIFLPNTQFSCQCNLSWLSQWVTYEKQIYFPGFYHQLCFVNAETQNSYLVSFLEENCNTEHGFITFIITFFCTLIFMCISLFYESIWWYSLYLLYTIQCWLYNRQRKRERYEYDVFVSYNTHNEQWVTERLLPNLEQNGPPFFKVCIHNRDFEIGRDIVENIVDSIYSSRWTICVITRSYLQSNWCSLEIRMATYRLVAESKDSLILIFLDDIPREELQHYHKLTRIIDKKTYLKWPEDRDGQQLFWARLRKVLAYQDNQKP